The Tolypothrix sp. NIES-4075 DNA window TCTGCGTCTGAGGACCACCAATATATTTTTCACTTTGCTCGTAATTCTCGTCAAATGCTTCTCGAACTTGAGCAACTTCGCCAAAAGTGCGAATATAATCGTTAGTTTCAGTTTTCGCGTGATATTCAGCTACAACTTGTCCCAAGTTTTCCAAATCTGTTTCATTCAACTTACCCTGTTCAAATAAAGCGCTAAATAAAGTCTCTTGAGGAAATTGCTGCATTTTCAAGACATATTCTACAGCTTCTCCCGTTCCCCCCAAATGATATTGATTATCCGTTAGAGTAATAGGCAAAACTTCTAAATACAGTTCTGCTGCACCTCGCTGATTTAACCGCAATTCTTCTTGACAAAAATGCTGCCGTTTTTCCAAAGTTGAGAAGTCCAAAAAGCCAAAATTCATCGGCTTTTTTACTTTATAAGCATAATCCCCAGTTAGCAGCACATAAGAAATGTGCGTTTGAATCAGTTGAATTGGTTCTGTTACCGCATGGGGATAAAACCCAGGTTGCAACATCTGCTCAATTAATGCTGGCACAGAAACTGTCATTTTTTAGCGTCCTTAGCGATTTGGAAATTCAAACATAAAAAAACCAGGAGTTACCTCCTGGTATTATCGACAACTATTATATACTTCAGCTAGCTTCAGACTCGGTTTGTGTCTCTGTTTCCGATGTAGCTCCAGTTTCAGCCTGAGCAGCATCGAGTTCAGCTTCTTTCTCTGGCGTGATTTGTGGTGGCAAAATGCTAACAGCAATTTGCTCTGCGTTATCAAGAACTGTCACACCTTTGGGCAATGGTAGCTCATGAATATGCAAGCTGTCGCCAACTTTCATGTTAGAAACATCAACTTCAATTGCTTCGGGGATGTTTTCTGGTTCGCAACTGACTTGCAATTGGTTAAACACGGTGTCTAACATACCACCTTCTTGTTTAACACCGATCGCATCTCCGACAAACCGCAGCGGTACTTCTACTGTAGTTGGACCGTGACCTGCCACCGCAAAAAAGCTGAGGTGGAAAGGGGTGCGTTTTGCTGGATGAATCTGAACTTCCCGCAACAAAGTTTTGCCTTGCCAAGGGATATCAGTAATTTTTAAATCAATCAACGTGTTGTTGACTGAACCTTTTTTCAGCAAGCGTTCAGCAGTTTTGGCATCAATGGTTAAAGAGATAGACTCTGTACCTTTGTGACCGTATAAATTCGCAGGAATTAGCCCAGAACGGCGCAAAGCCTTTGGTTTGCTATTTTCTGGGCGCTTTTGACATTCAATTGTGAGATCCATACAAGTTGGGAAAAAGGTAATTGGTAATTGAGAATTGGTAATTGGGTAATTGAGAATTGGTAATTGGGAATTGAGAAAAAGGTAACGGGTTTTTTCCATTACCCATTACCCATTACCCATTACCCATACCCATTACGCACTTAACAAAGTGGCTGGTGTGCCGTCGGCGTGCAATAATGCGCGTTTGGGACCGTGAATTGGGTCTTCTACGATGATAGTTTGATCGCGGCTTGCTCCGAGGGAGACGATCGCGATCGGGACTTCGATTAATTCTGCTAAGAATTTTAGATAGTCCAGCGCGGGAAGGGGCAAGTCTTCTAAAGTGCGGCAGTGACTTGTTGACACCTGCCATCCCGGCATTGTTTTATAAATGGGGCGACAGCGTGCAAATTGACGAGCGCTAGATGGAAAATGATCGCAACGTTCTGAGTCTATTTCATAAGCGACACAAACATTGATTTCCTTCAATTCATCAAGGACATCGAGTTTGGTGATCGCAAGACAATCCATACCGTTAATTCTAGCGGCGTAGCGACCGATAACAGCATCAAACCAACCGCAGCGGCGTTTGCGTCCGGTGGTTGTGCCAAATTCGGCACCGCGATCGCATAACAATTCTCCCACTTTTCCGTCTAGTTCGGTGGGGAATGGTCCTTCTCCTACTCTGGTGGTATACGCTTTCGATACCCCAATTACCCGGTCTATCATTGTCGGTCCTAACCCTGTACCAACGCAAGCCCCCCCTGCTACGGGGTTCGAGGATGTTACATAAGGATAAGTTCCATGATCTAAATCGAGAAGCGTACCTTGCGCTCCTTCAAACAAAATATTGCGCCGTCGCAGCACCGCATCGTATATTTTTAATGAGGTATCAACTACGTAAGGTCGCAACCGTTCTGCATACCCCAAATACTGCTCTATCACCTCTTGGGTATTTAGGGGCGGCAAGTTATAAAGCTTTTCCAGAATTGCGTTTTTATAATTAATCGTCCACTCCAACTGTTCGCGCAACCCTATTTTGTCCATCAAATCTAACATTCTGATACCAATACGCTCAGATTTGTCAGCATAAGTTGGACCAATACCCCTACCTGTTGTGCCGATTTTGTGATTTCCCCGTCGTTCTTCCGATGCGGAGTCAATCAATCTATGGTAAGGCATCGTTACATGAGCCGTCTCAGAAATCAGCAGATTGCGAGTGGATATATTTAGTTTCTCAAGTTGATCGAGTTCTTCGATGAGAACCTGTGGATCGATTACCGTTCCGCAGCCAATTATGCACTCGGTATCTGGATACAAAATACCAGAGGGAATTAAGTGCAGTTTAAAGGTTTGATCGTTAACTACAATCGTGTGTCCAGCATTCACACCCCCTTGGTAACGTACAACAACGTTTGCGGAGCGGCTGAGTAAATCTGTTATTTTACCTTTTCCTTCATCGCCCCACTGGGCGCCTATGACAATGACGTTAGCCAAGCGTTTATTAAAGAGCTAAAGTTTTCACAAACTCTAATTATCAACAGATTGTGTGACTAATGTCAAGCTTATTCAATCGGATTTTCCGAAAAAGTCACTGATTCGTTGAGAGCAACTACAAGGTATTTATCAGTTATCAGCGCTCAATTATGAGTTTCATCTTAATTTTTGTAAAATTATCAGCTAAAGTTAGTTTATTACTACTGATAACTATTAATTTATATTAAAATTGTCAGGTTGTTATCTGGCAGTATATGTCTCAAAAATCGTCAAAATAAAGCCAGAAATTTCCGAAGAAAAAGTGTGCCAAATACCATCGCAGATAATCAAACAGTAGCTTAATCAAATAAACCAATTTTGATTAAATGTAACTAAGGTGACATTTTTCTGAATGTTGAAATTGCTATTAAATTTATTAAGGTTTGAAAAGCGGGAATGGGGCACGCTGGCACGCTCGCATGGGAAAAACTACACTCAAAGATGCGGAAATTTTGCTCATTGGTTACGCGATCGCTACAGATGCACTCTCTTGTCAAGATTATCAAAGTGTAAGTAAAACAACTCACGCATGTATCAAATATTATTCGATAAATAGCAGTATATTTCTTAACTTGAGCAGCAAATTACCTCAATAAGGAAACATCCACACCCATCAGAAATTTTGTTGTCGAAACACATGTTTGAAGCCGCTTGGCAGTCAATTATATCTCCAAGAGATAAGCAAATGACAAATAATATTCAAATGCTAGTTCTCGACATTGAGTCAACACAAAAGTTATCACAGCAAATGTTGCCTAAGTTGTTTCTCAAAGAAACAAACAGAAAGTTGTCAAAAAGACAATTTACTGGAAGCATAAAGGCGATCGCTAAATTTTTCATTGCCAAAAGTGCAGATTTGGCGCTTTTTGCGATGCTGTATAAATTGCTTATACATTATATCAGCCAACTGAAACAAGCAGAACAGAAAATCCGCGAACAAGCAGCGTTGCTGGATGTGGCAACTGACGCAATTATCGTAAAAAATATCCACAACCAGATTTTATTCTGGAATAAAAGCGCGGAACTTTTGTATGGCTGGAAAGTTGAGGAAGCTGTTGGTAAAGATGCTTTAGCACTTTTGTACGAAGATTTACCGCTGCCAGAATTAGCGCTTTTAACTGTAATTAAAAACGGTTCGTGGCAAGGTGAATTAAAACAAGTACAAAAAAGCGGTGAGGAAGTTTTAGTAGAAAGTCGATGGACTTTGGTACGTGATGAATTTGGGCAACCTCAATCAATTTTGATTGTGAATACAGAAATCACGCAAAAGAAACAACTAGAAGCACAACTTTTGCGATCGCAACGGTTGGAATGTATCGGCACTTTAGCCGGTGGTATTGCCCACGACCTCAACAATGTGTTAGCGCCGATTTTATTAGCAGTTCCTTTATTGCAGATGAAATTGTCCGATCCGCAAAGCGAACATTTGCTGAAAATGTTAGAAAATAATGTCAAACGCGGAGCAAATTTAGTTAGACAAGTTTTATCTTTTGCACGCGGTATCGAAGGCAGACAGACAAGTGTTAAAGTTAACTCTTTGCTTACAGAAATTGAATATATTATTACCGGAACCTTTTCTAAATCTATCACCTGCCATACACACATATCAGACAATCTTTGGCACGTGCAGGGAAACGCTACTCAACTGCATCAAGTGCTAATGAACTTAGTTGTCAACGCCCGCGATTCCATGCCCGACGGCGGTATAATGACGATTTCAGCCGAAAATCTCGTCATTGATGAACATTATGCGAAAATGCATATAGATGCCCAAGTGGGTTGTTATGTTGCTATTACTATTGCAGATACAGGTATAGGGATACCGCAGACAATTCAAGAGCGAATTTTTGAGCCTTTTTTTACTACAAAAGAAGTAGGAAAAGGTACAGGTTTAGGACTTTCCACAGTGTTAGGCATTATTAAAAACCACGGTGGATTTGTTAATTTATACAGTGAAGTTAATAAGGGAACGCAATTTCAAGTTTACTTGCCTTCTTCCGCCAAAGTGGAAATTGAGCCACTTTGCCCAGAATTAAAATTAATCACCGGAAATGGTGAATTAATTTTGGTGGTGGATGACGAAGCTGCAATTCGCGATCTGACTAAATCATCTTTAGAAACATATAATTATCGGGTGCTAACTGCCAGTGATGGTGTCGAAGCTGTAGCAATTTATGCCCAACATCAGCAGGAAATTAGTGTAGTGTTGCTAGATATGATGATGCCTTGGATGGATGGAGCGATCGCCATCCGCACGCTACAAAAAATAAATCCGAGGGTGAAAATTATTGCCATGAGCGGATTGTTATCAAATCAAAACATAGCCGAATCCGCCGGCACAGGTGTAAAAGCATTTTTATCCAAACCCTGCACAGCGAGAGAATTATTGCAAGCGATCGCTTCTTAGGGAGTGGGGGACAAGGAGAATAATTCTTTTTTCTCTACCCATCTCCCCCTCTCCCCATCCCCCCATCCTTGTTTTCTGCGCTATTGTTAAGATTATTAGACTTTTTTATAATTTTTCCGGAAAAGACCATTATGGCTTTATACGCTGAATTGCATAGACATCTGGGCGGTTCGGTTGTACCCCGTGTTCTGTGGCGATACCTAGAACGCAGTTCGTCAAAGTTACTTTCACGGTTTGCTGATTATTCGGCTTTTGAAGAGTTTTTCACGCGATCGCGCAGTACTTTAGATGAATATCTGGAATTGCACACCTTAGTTGAAAGCGTGCAAAATGCCGAAAGTTTGCCTTACTTTATCTATCGTCTGATGCGGGGTGCTTATATTTTTGAGAATTTAGCTTATCTGGAACTGCGCTATACTCCTTATCTCCGCACACCAAAGCATTTAAGTCAATCAAAAAGAATTGACAAAATGGCGGAAATTGTGGAAGTTGTCGGGCAAGCAAGTCAATTACAAGAATATCCGATTGTGACTAGCCAAATTCTCTGTATGCACTCACGCTTACCTTATGAGGTGAATAAGGCAATTGTGGATTTGGCAGCGCAAAATACCAAGTATATTTGTGGAATAGATGTTGCTGGTGGTGATAGCTATTATGCCGATCGCTTGGATGAGTGGATTAGTTTGTATGATTATGCGCGATCGCTGAATGTCAAAACCACCGGACACCTTTATGAAACCACGGCTGGCTGCTATCCACAATTATTACCTTATCTAATGCGGATTGGTCACGGCATCCAAATTCCGCTGTTGTATCCAGAATTACTTAAAGATGTAGCTAAACGCGGGCAGTGTTTGGAGGTTTGCCCGACAACTTACTTAAAAACTGGTACTTTAGAGGATATACGTCAACTCAAGTTAGTTTTTGACCGATGTTTTGACGCGGGGGTAGATATCGCTATTTGTACTGATAATGCTGGTTTGCATAATGTCCGTCTACCTTTTGAGTATGAAAATCTCTTGACTTACGACATTATCAACTTCCAACAATTACAAGCTTGTCAAGATGCAGCTTTCCGTCATGCTTTTGCTTGGCCCTACCGTCAACGTCCGGCATCATTGTTAAATGGGTTGCTGAAACCCGAACCGATGAAAGCTTTATCGATGCGGGATAATTAGGTAGTAAGCGCTTCAGCGCTTATTAGAAAGCGCTGAAGCGCTTACTACGAAAAAAATTTCTTTACAATTCATAAAATTTTCTTTGCTTATGTAAAGAAATTTGCTTATTCTATTCAGTGCTTGGCAACTGCCTACACTGAAATTTATGTCTTCTACGATTCAAGCTTTACCAACGGAGGTTGTATACCTCATTACAGCCGGAGAGGTTATTGACTCTCTAGCTTCTGTGGTGCGGGAATTGATAGAAAATTCCCTAGATGCAGGTGCAACCCGGATTGTAATTTCTGTATGGGCGCAGCAATGGCGGGTGCGCGTAGCAGATAATGGTTGTGGAATGAATTTGGATGACTTGCAACAAGCCGCATCCGCCCACAGTACCAGTAAAATTCGCTCTTGTGCAGATTTGTGGCAAATTAACAGTTTAGGATTTCGGGGTGAAGCATTACACAGTTTAACGACTTTGGCAGATTTAGAAATTTTAAGTCGTCCGGCAAATTCTTCAAGTGGTGGATTCAAAGTTGTGTATGGCTATGGCGGGGAACCTGTCGTAGTGGAAGCAGCAGCGATCGCACCTGGTACAATTGTCACAATATCCAATTTATTCGGAAATTGCTCAACTCGTCGTCAAGGCTTGCCAACCACAGCTATTCAAATGAAAGCGGTGCAAGCGTCGATTTATCAAATCGCTTTGTGTCATCCTCATGTTACCTGGCAAGTTTGCCAAAATGACCGTGAATGGTTCACTCTTTCACCGGCTGCCACAACCGGAAAACTATTACCGCAAATTTTACATCAAGTTAAACAAGGCGATTTACAAGAATTAAAATTAGAATTACCTAACCCTCCTAATTCTTGTAAAGACGCGATTAATCGCGTCTCTACTAATTCCTCATTATCATTAGTTATAGGATTGCCCGATCGCTGTCATCGTCGTCGTCCAGATTGGGTGCGAGTAGCAATTAACGGACGCATGGTAAAATCGCCAGAATTAGAGCAAACGATTTTTACAGGATTTCACAGAACATTACCACGCGATCGCTATCCAATCTGTTTTTTACATCTTTATATTTCCCCCGATCAAATTAACTGGAATCGCAATCCCGCAAAAACTGAAATTTACCTGAATGAATTAAGCTATTGGCAAGAACAAATATCCAGCGCGATTGAACAAGCACTTCGCATCGATTCTGTCAATATCAAAGAAGCAGTTCACACAACACGAGTTAGTAAATTAATCAAAGCCGCAGAAGAAAAAGGTGGTTATCATGTCAATCGTCCCAATTCTGAAGAGGAAAATAAGCCTCTTAATTCTCTCAAAGCTGTTGCTCAAGTTAGCAACACATATATAGTTGTCGAACATGAAAACGGCATGTGGTTGGTAGAACAACACATCGCTCATGAGCGAGTTTTGTATGAGCAATTGTGCGATAATTGGCAACTTATTCCCGTCGAACCTGCAATTATTTTATATCAATTGTCGCCAGCGCAAGTTTCCCAACTGCAACGCATCAATCTAGATATAGAATCCTTCGGTGAACAACTTTGGGCAGTTCGTAACATACCCGCAATGTTACAGCAAAGAGACGACTGTGCAGAAGCCATTTTAGAACTTAGTTGGGGTGGTGACTTACAAACAGCACAAGTAGCCGTAGCCTGTCGCAGTGCAATTCGCAACGGTACACCCCTCACTTTACCAGAAATGCAGACACTCTTAGATGATTGGCAACGCACGCGCAACCCGCGCACCTGTCCCCACGGACGCCCGATTTATCTATCTTTGGAAGAATCAGCTTTAGCGCGTTTTTTCCGTCGTAATTGGGTGATTGGTAAGAGTCACGGGATTTGATTTAATGTTTAGGCGATCGCTTTATATCATCGGGTTGTGGAGAGTGCGATCGCCTATCTCTAATCATAATAATGCGATCGCTCTATATAATCGTGTCAGCAAAAGTGCGATCGCCTCGCCCTTATGAGAATATGAATATCATAGGCATCACAAGTTTAAATCCACAGAAAGCGACTTTAAAGACACTTGGAGCCTTAGAATTAGTCAGCAAATATCAGTCAAGGTCTAAAGTTTTAGAATTTCCGAAACTCGCACGCAGTAAATCCTTGAACTAATCTGTCTCTCCACATGAACAAGCGATCGCCAATTTAGCATGTCGCAACAAAGTATCTTCATCAAGACTATGAACTATATATTGAGGAGTTACCTCAAGTAGTTTCTCAATTCGTGCTTTAGCTGCTGCAACTACCGATTCATCAAGACTACCGTTATCAAGTGAATCAGAGAAATCTTGAGCGATCGCATAAGTCCTTTCCAGAGATGACGAATTGATATTGCGGGAGACTATAAATAAATCGCAACCTGCATTAAACGCTTTTGCGACAGTCCCACTTTTGCTGAACATATCTGAGACAGCTTTCATATCTAAGTCATCAGATACAATCACTCCCTCAAATTTAAGCTCTTTGCGGAGAATGTCATTTAAAATTGATTTTGACAGGGTTGCCGGCACTGCATCTATCTGAGGAAATAGAATGTGTGCGGTCATAATCATCGGTATTTGTTTTTCGATCAGCGCTTGGAAAGGTATTAATTCACGCGATCGCAAATCTTCCACTGTCAGATTTAACCTTGGTAGCTCAATGTGCGAATCTTGACTGGTGTCTCCATGTCCGGGAAAATGCTTGGCACATCCTTTGATTCCCGACTCCTTCAAACCCAAATAGTAATCGCAGGCATTTTGTGCAGCAGTTTGTGCAGTAGTGCCAAAAGCCCTCGGTCCAATGACGGGATTGTGAGGATTAGAAAAAATATCCGCGACAGGTGCCCAAGATACATTGATTCCCAGAGACTTTAATTCTAATGCAGTTGCTTTGGCGACTTCATTTCCCAGTGTTCCCAACATGAAAGCATGAGGAAATCGGGTTATCGGCAAAGGTGTGCGAATCACAGAACCTCCCTCGTGATCGAGGGTGATAAACATCAAGTCGCGTTCAGCGTATTGTCTTACCTGGTCAATCAAATCCTTAAATGTTTCCAGCCAAACTTGATAATGAGTACCCAGACGAAAATTTTTCGCAAAAAATATTACCCCAATCGGTTTCAATTCCCTGAGTGCGCGTTTATCATCATCGTTTAATGTGGTACCCGAAATACCCAGAATCAGGTGATGTCCAAAGCGCTCAAGTTGCGATACTGGCATAATGATTTACCTATGACAGGAATGGGGACTAGGGACTGGGTAATGGGTAATAGGTTTTCCCAATTTTCAATTCCCAATTACCTATTACCTATTTTCAATTCCCAATTACCTATTAGCTATTACCATTTACCCACAATCACCGCTTAAAAATCTGAAACTATCGCGAGTTTTCTACTTTTTTTGAGATTTGCGGTAGAAACAGATGAATTTTTCAAGAACTTTTTCGGTTCGCTACTTTGCAAAATCACGGCTTTATAAGGTACTACTCCAGTCGTTTCACTGTTGATACACCTCGCTGCTTCCCTTGACAAATCGAGGCTTCTGGGTGGAATATAAGGACCGCGATCATTTACGCGCACAATCACAGAGTTGCCATTCTTTAAATTAGTCACCTGTAAGAATGTGTTAAAAGGTAATGACTTATGAGCAACTGTCAATTCATCTTGATTGTATTTTTCACCATTCGCTGTTGTTCGACCGTGAAAATAACCACCATACCAAGAAGCTAAACCAAACATTTTTTTCTTGGAAGGTGTTAAACCATACATTTGTTGCTGTCCTTCCACGAGTGATAAAGCAGGTGCTTGCAAAGCTGAACGAAGATTATTAATCCATTCAATCGCTAATAGTTCACCACTGCGGTGAGAGGAGTGAGAAACTTGTTTTTCGATTCCAAATAAAAAGCGATTCCCTGCCATTAACGCTGGTATACCGTCAACTAATGCCGGTCGTAATTGATTAGCATCTAACCGAGGCAAATTGACGACTTGCGTCAAGCGTTGCTGCATTGATTTGGCTTCGATTTCGTCGGGTAAAGTTGCAACTATGCGGTTATTTACCCACACTTCATAGTTGTCTTGGTCGCGACGAACAACTACTACTGGTGTTGTTACACCTTGCTCCATCGTGGAAAAGTTGAAGAAATTTTGCAGCGATCGCAAAATTTTATTTGGCAACAAATCTCGGTTAGTCAAGCTTGATTCTATCAACCGAGGAATGGGCAAAACACCTGCCGTTTTTACTGGAATCTGCTCAGATGCAATATTTTGGAGAGAACTACAAAACTGATTTTTAGTTTGCTTTACTCCGATGGAGGAAACATTCGATAACTTAGCTTTAGTTGGTGATTCTTTAGAACCCCAATCTATCTTCAAAAAACTTGTAGGTAATATGGTCGTACTCCAAACATTTAATCGCTGCTTAGGTGTCTGAAAAAATTCCCGATTGTTACTTAATAGTTTATCCAGATTGGATGAAACCTTTGTCGGAGAAACCTTTGGCATAAAACTTGGTGGCAAGTTTTCGCTCAACGACAGAAATGAACCAATCCAGGATGCAATGCAAAAAAATCCAAAAGATAGCATGGTTAAGTAAAATTTTAGGTATCCGCATACATAAGAAGTGCAACCCTAGTTTTGGCAAAGATAATTTTTTTAAACAAAATCAAACTGTATATTCTTTGCCAATTCAAACAAATTTCTCCTTAGTTAGAAGCACGCTAATGAGCGATCCCCAGCAGAAATCATAATATACCGTTGTTGGCAAATAAGTAAATAAAGCTTTGAGATTTTGTTTGAGATTACTTGCTACTTTTAGATTTAAATTTGTTATAAATTACTCTAATAAAACTCTTAAAATAAATATATAATACATAATTTGCAATAGTATAAATACTAAATTTATTTTTAATAAGGATATATTTAATACAGTTTGGTTCGCATTTACTGAAGCCAAATATACGATGAAGTCGCTAGCATTTTTTACCAATGCCATAAACTTATCAAGCTCGCACTCTTCTCATTAGTGCTGAATAAATCAGTTATTCAGAGAGAAGAATGGCGAAGTAATTACCAGTATTATTTTCCGAAAATTGTTGTAAAGGCTACAAAATAAAGATTTCCGACTGCTAGCACTTCTTCCAGCTTAGGCACAGCAAATATACTTCCAGAGTAAATTATTTAATAATCTGTCGTGAAAATAAGGTAAGAGGCAGAATGGGCAAGGCTTTCATCTTTTTGTTATGTGGCAAAATTTCGGAAAAGTTGACCTTTGAATAATTTGAATAATTTATGATTCAGGTAAATAAGTTTTAATGAATTAAAAAGAAAAAATTTAAAATCGGCAAATCCAAGCAGAATGAAAAAGAGGGGGAAAGGGGTGGAGTTATTTAAAATTAGTAAAAATCTCTAAAATTACCGTTTCCCTTTTTCTTCCCCTTTCCCCCTCCCCTGGCTGGGGCTGTTTTTGTCTAAGTCCTGTGAATGCGTCGTTATGAAACGGCACAGAAAATCAGCGTTCTGGAGATTTGGAGAGCGATCGCCTTGCCTTGTTCCAAAAGCTACAGTTGATCCGTAAAAGATTGAAAATTTTTGACAAAGTACAGACGATCGCACTCCTGAATGATAAATGTAACGGATTGCAACGTATAATGAAAACGAGAAAACGATTAAGAAATATTGAAGAAAAGTAAGGTTAAATGCGAGTAGCGATCGCTGGTGCGGGTTTAGCAGGACTTTCCTGCGCGAAATATCTCACGGACGCA harbors:
- a CDS encoding 50S ribosomal protein L25/general stress protein Ctc; protein product: MDLTIECQKRPENSKPKALRRSGLIPANLYGHKGTESISLTIDAKTAERLLKKGSVNNTLIDLKITDIPWQGKTLLREVQIHPAKRTPFHLSFFAVAGHGPTTVEVPLRFVGDAIGVKQEGGMLDTVFNQLQVSCEPENIPEAIEVDVSNMKVGDSLHIHELPLPKGVTVLDNAEQIAVSILPPQITPEKEAELDAAQAETGATSETETQTESEAS
- a CDS encoding adenylosuccinate synthase — translated: MANVIVIGAQWGDEGKGKITDLLSRSANVVVRYQGGVNAGHTIVVNDQTFKLHLIPSGILYPDTECIIGCGTVIDPQVLIEELDQLEKLNISTRNLLISETAHVTMPYHRLIDSASEERRGNHKIGTTGRGIGPTYADKSERIGIRMLDLMDKIGLREQLEWTINYKNAILEKLYNLPPLNTQEVIEQYLGYAERLRPYVVDTSLKIYDAVLRRRNILFEGAQGTLLDLDHGTYPYVTSSNPVAGGACVGTGLGPTMIDRVIGVSKAYTTRVGEGPFPTELDGKVGELLCDRGAEFGTTTGRKRRCGWFDAVIGRYAARINGMDCLAITKLDVLDELKEINVCVAYEIDSERCDHFPSSARQFARCRPIYKTMPGWQVSTSHCRTLEDLPLPALDYLKFLAELIEVPIAIVSLGASRDQTIIVEDPIHGPKRALLHADGTPATLLSA
- a CDS encoding hybrid sensor histidine kinase/response regulator, translating into MTNNIQMLVLDIESTQKLSQQMLPKLFLKETNRKLSKRQFTGSIKAIAKFFIAKSADLALFAMLYKLLIHYISQLKQAEQKIREQAALLDVATDAIIVKNIHNQILFWNKSAELLYGWKVEEAVGKDALALLYEDLPLPELALLTVIKNGSWQGELKQVQKSGEEVLVESRWTLVRDEFGQPQSILIVNTEITQKKQLEAQLLRSQRLECIGTLAGGIAHDLNNVLAPILLAVPLLQMKLSDPQSEHLLKMLENNVKRGANLVRQVLSFARGIEGRQTSVKVNSLLTEIEYIITGTFSKSITCHTHISDNLWHVQGNATQLHQVLMNLVVNARDSMPDGGIMTISAENLVIDEHYAKMHIDAQVGCYVAITIADTGIGIPQTIQERIFEPFFTTKEVGKGTGLGLSTVLGIIKNHGGFVNLYSEVNKGTQFQVYLPSSAKVEIEPLCPELKLITGNGELILVVDDEAAIRDLTKSSLETYNYRVLTASDGVEAVAIYAQHQQEISVVLLDMMMPWMDGAIAIRTLQKINPRVKIIAMSGLLSNQNIAESAGTGVKAFLSKPCTARELLQAIAS
- a CDS encoding adenosine deaminase, with product MALYAELHRHLGGSVVPRVLWRYLERSSSKLLSRFADYSAFEEFFTRSRSTLDEYLELHTLVESVQNAESLPYFIYRLMRGAYIFENLAYLELRYTPYLRTPKHLSQSKRIDKMAEIVEVVGQASQLQEYPIVTSQILCMHSRLPYEVNKAIVDLAAQNTKYICGIDVAGGDSYYADRLDEWISLYDYARSLNVKTTGHLYETTAGCYPQLLPYLMRIGHGIQIPLLYPELLKDVAKRGQCLEVCPTTYLKTGTLEDIRQLKLVFDRCFDAGVDIAICTDNAGLHNVRLPFEYENLLTYDIINFQQLQACQDAAFRHAFAWPYRQRPASLLNGLLKPEPMKALSMRDN
- the mutL gene encoding DNA mismatch repair endonuclease MutL, with translation MSSTIQALPTEVVYLITAGEVIDSLASVVRELIENSLDAGATRIVISVWAQQWRVRVADNGCGMNLDDLQQAASAHSTSKIRSCADLWQINSLGFRGEALHSLTTLADLEILSRPANSSSGGFKVVYGYGGEPVVVEAAAIAPGTIVTISNLFGNCSTRRQGLPTTAIQMKAVQASIYQIALCHPHVTWQVCQNDREWFTLSPAATTGKLLPQILHQVKQGDLQELKLELPNPPNSCKDAINRVSTNSSLSLVIGLPDRCHRRRPDWVRVAINGRMVKSPELEQTIFTGFHRTLPRDRYPICFLHLYISPDQINWNRNPAKTEIYLNELSYWQEQISSAIEQALRIDSVNIKEAVHTTRVSKLIKAAEEKGGYHVNRPNSEEENKPLNSLKAVAQVSNTYIVVEHENGMWLVEQHIAHERVLYEQLCDNWQLIPVEPAIILYQLSPAQVSQLQRINLDIESFGEQLWAVRNIPAMLQQRDDCAEAILELSWGGDLQTAQVAVACRSAIRNGTPLTLPEMQTLLDDWQRTRNPRTCPHGRPIYLSLEESALARFFRRNWVIGKSHGI
- the nagZ gene encoding beta-N-acetylhexosaminidase, which codes for MPVSQLERFGHHLILGISGTTLNDDDKRALRELKPIGVIFFAKNFRLGTHYQVWLETFKDLIDQVRQYAERDLMFITLDHEGGSVIRTPLPITRFPHAFMLGTLGNEVAKATALELKSLGINVSWAPVADIFSNPHNPVIGPRAFGTTAQTAAQNACDYYLGLKESGIKGCAKHFPGHGDTSQDSHIELPRLNLTVEDLRSRELIPFQALIEKQIPMIMTAHILFPQIDAVPATLSKSILNDILRKELKFEGVIVSDDLDMKAVSDMFSKSGTVAKAFNAGCDLFIVSRNINSSSLERTYAIAQDFSDSLDNGSLDESVVAAAKARIEKLLEVTPQYIVHSLDEDTLLRHAKLAIACSCGETD
- a CDS encoding septal ring lytic transglycosylase RlpA family protein, with protein sequence MLSFGFFCIASWIGSFLSLSENLPPSFMPKVSPTKVSSNLDKLLSNNREFFQTPKQRLNVWSTTILPTSFLKIDWGSKESPTKAKLSNVSSIGVKQTKNQFCSSLQNIASEQIPVKTAGVLPIPRLIESSLTNRDLLPNKILRSLQNFFNFSTMEQGVTTPVVVVRRDQDNYEVWVNNRIVATLPDEIEAKSMQQRLTQVVNLPRLDANQLRPALVDGIPALMAGNRFLFGIEKQVSHSSHRSGELLAIEWINNLRSALQAPALSLVEGQQQMYGLTPSKKKMFGLASWYGGYFHGRTTANGEKYNQDELTVAHKSLPFNTFLQVTNLKNGNSVIVRVNDRGPYIPPRSLDLSREAARCINSETTGVVPYKAVILQSSEPKKFLKNSSVSTANLKKSRKLAIVSDF